One part of the Chryseobacterium sp. 7 genome encodes these proteins:
- the rlmN gene encoding 23S rRNA (adenine(2503)-C(2))-methyltransferase RlmN, translated as MKDIRILSLDQLKDYFVSLGEKPFRAKQVYDWLWSKNLHSIDEMTNLSKSLREKISEEYTINPVSVDLLQKSSDGTIKNGVKLHDGLMVESVLIPTETRTTACVSSQVGCSLNCEFCATAKLKRMRNLEVAEIVDQVALIDSQSKMYFDRPLTNIVFMGMGEPMMNYKNVVEAIKKITQPEGLGMSPRRITVSTSGIPKMIKMLADDELRVKLALSLHSAIESKRNEIMPFSDKFPLTDIMESLQYWYQKTGSVITFEYCVWKGINDGDEDIKALIKYCKQVPSKINLIQYNPIGDGKYDQCNKQAEENYIRQLENAGITVMVRRSRGGDIDAACGQLANKATD; from the coding sequence ATGAAAGATATCCGTATATTATCACTAGACCAGCTTAAAGACTACTTTGTGTCTTTAGGAGAAAAACCGTTTCGTGCGAAACAGGTCTACGACTGGTTATGGAGTAAAAACCTCCATTCGATTGACGAAATGACGAATCTTTCCAAATCACTTCGTGAGAAAATTTCGGAAGAATATACCATTAATCCTGTTTCCGTAGACCTTCTTCAAAAAAGTTCTGACGGAACCATCAAAAACGGAGTGAAACTTCATGACGGACTGATGGTGGAATCTGTCCTTATTCCTACAGAAACAAGAACAACAGCCTGTGTATCTTCGCAGGTAGGATGCTCATTAAACTGCGAATTCTGCGCCACAGCCAAACTGAAAAGGATGAGAAACCTTGAAGTAGCTGAAATTGTAGATCAGGTAGCCCTGATTGACAGCCAGAGTAAAATGTATTTCGACAGACCGCTTACCAACATCGTATTTATGGGGATGGGAGAGCCGATGATGAATTACAAAAACGTAGTGGAAGCTATCAAAAAAATTACCCAGCCGGAAGGATTGGGAATGTCTCCAAGAAGAATTACCGTTTCTACATCCGGTATTCCTAAGATGATCAAAATGCTTGCAGATGATGAACTGCGTGTGAAGCTGGCTTTATCCCTTCACTCAGCTATCGAATCCAAGCGTAATGAGATCATGCCTTTCTCTGATAAATTCCCGTTGACGGATATTATGGAGTCTCTGCAATATTGGTATCAGAAGACTGGCTCTGTCATTACTTTTGAATATTGCGTATGGAAAGGAATTAATGATGGAGACGAAGATATCAAAGCTTTAATTAAATATTGCAAACAGGTTCCTTCTAAAATAAACCTTATTCAGTATAACCCAATTGGGGATGGAAAGTATGACCAATGCAACAAACAGGCGGAAGAAAATTATATCCGTCAGCTTGAAAATGCAGGAATTACTGTAATGGTCAGAAGAAGCCGTGGAGGTGATATTGATGCCGCTTGTGGTCAGTTGGCCAACAAAGCAACAGATTAA
- a CDS encoding NADH:flavin oxidoreductase: MSTSSLFKPFQYKNLQLKNRIVMAPMTRAQSDNGVPTQNIADYYGRRAASEVGLILSEGTVINRPGSKNMQNIPDFYGTEALNSWKNVIDTVHQNGGKMGPQIWHVGDTRMSEDYPLVPMEKASTMTIEDIQDTIAQFAASAKSAKDLGFDCIEIHGAHGYLIDQFFWEVTNTRTDEYGGKTLKERSRFAVEVVKAIRAAVGEDFTIIIRLSQWKQQDYKTRLAFTPNEMEEWLLPLKEAGVDIFHCSQRRFWEPEFEGSDLNFAGWAKKITGQPTITVGSVGLNGDFLNAFAGQGTEKTDLTELIRRLDNEEFDLVAVGRAILQDPQWVQKIKDGNTEALLDFSAESMNVLF; this comes from the coding sequence ATGAGCACATCATCATTATTTAAACCGTTTCAATACAAGAATTTACAGCTTAAAAATAGAATTGTAATGGCTCCCATGACCAGAGCACAGTCTGATAATGGAGTTCCTACACAGAATATCGCAGACTATTACGGAAGAAGAGCCGCTTCAGAAGTAGGATTGATTCTTTCCGAAGGAACGGTAATCAACAGACCGGGATCCAAAAATATGCAGAATATTCCTGATTTCTATGGAACAGAAGCTTTAAACAGCTGGAAAAACGTCATTGATACCGTACATCAGAATGGAGGTAAAATGGGACCTCAGATTTGGCACGTAGGAGACACAAGAATGTCAGAAGACTATCCTTTGGTTCCAATGGAAAAAGCTTCAACAATGACTATTGAAGATATTCAGGATACGATTGCCCAGTTTGCAGCCTCTGCAAAATCAGCGAAAGATCTTGGTTTCGACTGTATTGAAATTCATGGCGCTCACGGATATCTTATCGACCAGTTTTTCTGGGAAGTTACCAATACTAGAACTGACGAATACGGGGGCAAAACATTAAAAGAAAGAAGCAGATTTGCTGTAGAGGTAGTAAAAGCTATCAGAGCAGCAGTAGGAGAGGACTTTACTATTATCATCCGTCTTTCACAGTGGAAACAGCAGGATTATAAGACCAGACTGGCATTTACTCCAAACGAAATGGAAGAATGGTTGTTGCCATTAAAAGAGGCTGGTGTAGATATTTTCCACTGTTCACAGCGCCGTTTCTGGGAACCTGAATTTGAAGGTTCTGATTTAAATTTTGCAGGATGGGCTAAAAAAATTACCGGGCAGCCAACCATTACAGTAGGTTCTGTAGGCTTAAACGGAGATTTCCTGAATGCTTTTGCAGGACAGGGAACAGAAAAAACAGATCTTACGGAACTGATCAGAAGACTAGACAATGAAGAATTTGATCTGGTTGCTGTAGGAAGAGCTATTTTGCAGGATCCTCAGTGGGTACAGAAAATCAAAGACGGAAACACAGAAGCTCTTCTTGATTTTTCAGCAGAAAGTATGAACGTTTTATTTTAA
- a CDS encoding four helix bundle protein, translating to MRQNDLLIRTFTFGVNCLKFLRTLPNDSESKLIRFQLGKSATSIGANYEESQAGSSKADFRNKVKIALREARESHFWLRVLEELDGYDSEEFKALLIESSELKNILAAIVNNTKL from the coding sequence ATGAGACAAAATGATTTACTGATAAGGACTTTTACATTTGGAGTTAATTGTCTTAAATTTTTAAGAACACTTCCAAATGATTCCGAAAGTAAATTAATAAGATTTCAACTTGGAAAATCTGCTACTTCAATAGGTGCTAATTATGAAGAATCCCAAGCCGGATCTTCTAAAGCTGACTTTAGAAATAAAGTGAAAATTGCTTTAAGAGAAGCAAGAGAAAGCCATTTTTGGCTTCGGGTTTTAGAAGAACTGGATGGTTATGATTCTGAAGAATTTAAAGCTTTGCTAATTGAAAGTAGCGAATTGAAAAACATTTTGGCTGCAATAGTTAATAATACTAAACTTTAA
- a CDS encoding thiamine pyrophosphate-dependent enzyme, with the protein MQTTYIETQQISFQDFKNQILEDYRLGRISREMSYLGRREVLTGKAKFGIFGDGKELPQLAMAKVFRNGDFRSGYYRDQTFALAIDALTVESFFAQMYADTSVEREPASAGRQMNGHFATRSLNEDGSWKDLTAQKNISSDISPTAGQMPRLLGLAQASTIYKSVKFDGSEKFSREGNEIAFGTIGDASTAEGHFWETLNAACALQVPMIVSIWDDGYGISVPTKNQRAKGDISEMLSGFQRKEGENQGCEIIQVKAWDYPALLDAYAKAEHFARTESVPVVVHVIDVTQPQGHSTSGSHERYKNEERLAWEAEYDGLAKFKEWILNYSIEIEGKEEVIATSEELEAIDDEAKKIAKAGQKTAWENYQKSISELIQSILPLVENLKGQNAEVETYIAQFNKLVSKAKKDIFHLVRKALLATRGTNSAERTQLMQKYNEVAAVEKDNYSSHLYSQSQWKAENIQEIKPVYSDSSEDVDGRVVIRNNFDKIFEKYPETLIFGEDTGNIGDVNQGLEGMQEKYGALRIADTGIREATILGQGIGMAMRGLRPIAEIQYLDYVLYCLQGMSDDLATVHYRTKGGQKAPLIIRTRGHRLEGIWHSGSPMAGILNLSKGILVLVPRNLTKAAGFYNTMLQTDEPAIIVECLNGYRLKEKQPDNLGDFTVPVGKIEVTKEGKDVTLVTYGSTWRIVTEAANELEKLGISAEVIDIQSLIPFDLSHEIAESVKKTNRLVVIDEDVEGGTTGFILQQILEKQKAFRYLDSDPLTISANDHRPAYASDGDYFSKPSTDDMVEKIYAMFNETNPQKYPAIF; encoded by the coding sequence ATGCAAACAACCTATATTGAAACACAGCAAATATCCTTTCAAGATTTTAAAAATCAGATACTTGAAGACTACAGGTTAGGAAGGATTTCTCGTGAAATGTCTTATCTCGGAAGGAGAGAAGTACTTACGGGAAAAGCTAAATTCGGAATTTTTGGGGATGGAAAAGAACTTCCTCAGCTTGCAATGGCGAAAGTTTTCAGAAATGGAGACTTCCGTTCAGGATATTATAGAGACCAGACTTTTGCATTGGCAATAGATGCCTTAACAGTAGAAAGTTTCTTTGCACAGATGTATGCAGATACCAGCGTGGAAAGAGAGCCTGCTTCAGCGGGAAGACAGATGAACGGGCATTTCGCAACAAGAAGTTTAAATGAAGACGGAAGCTGGAAAGATTTGACAGCTCAAAAAAATATTTCTTCGGATATTTCTCCAACAGCAGGACAGATGCCAAGATTATTGGGATTAGCCCAGGCTTCTACTATCTATAAAAGCGTAAAATTTGACGGTTCAGAAAAATTCTCAAGAGAAGGTAACGAAATTGCTTTCGGAACTATTGGAGATGCTTCTACAGCAGAAGGACACTTTTGGGAAACTCTGAATGCAGCGTGTGCGCTTCAGGTTCCTATGATTGTTTCTATCTGGGATGACGGATACGGAATTTCTGTTCCTACAAAAAACCAGAGAGCAAAAGGGGACATCAGTGAAATGCTGAGCGGCTTCCAGAGAAAAGAAGGAGAAAACCAGGGATGTGAGATTATTCAGGTGAAAGCTTGGGATTATCCGGCATTATTAGATGCGTATGCTAAGGCAGAACATTTTGCAAGAACAGAAAGTGTTCCGGTAGTAGTGCATGTGATTGACGTTACTCAGCCTCAGGGACACTCTACATCAGGATCTCATGAAAGATATAAAAACGAAGAGCGTCTGGCTTGGGAAGCTGAGTATGACGGTCTGGCAAAATTCAAAGAATGGATTCTGAACTATTCTATTGAAATTGAAGGAAAAGAGGAAGTAATTGCTACCAGCGAAGAACTGGAAGCCATTGATGATGAAGCCAAAAAGATTGCAAAAGCAGGACAGAAAACGGCCTGGGAAAACTATCAGAAATCAATTTCAGAACTTATTCAGTCTATTTTACCTTTAGTGGAAAACCTTAAAGGTCAGAATGCTGAAGTGGAAACGTATATTGCTCAATTCAACAAATTGGTTTCAAAAGCTAAAAAAGATATCTTCCATTTGGTAAGAAAAGCTTTATTGGCAACAAGAGGGACAAACTCTGCAGAAAGAACTCAACTGATGCAGAAATACAATGAAGTAGCAGCTGTTGAAAAAGACAACTATTCTTCTCACTTATATTCTCAGTCTCAGTGGAAAGCTGAAAATATTCAGGAAATCAAACCTGTATATTCTGACAGCTCTGAAGATGTAGACGGAAGAGTAGTGATCAGAAATAACTTTGACAAAATTTTTGAAAAATATCCTGAAACCCTAATCTTTGGAGAAGATACCGGAAATATTGGTGACGTCAACCAGGGATTGGAAGGAATGCAGGAAAAATATGGTGCTTTACGTATCGCTGATACAGGAATCCGTGAAGCAACGATTCTTGGACAAGGAATTGGTATGGCGATGAGAGGTTTGAGACCAATCGCTGAAATCCAGTACTTAGACTATGTTCTTTACTGTTTACAGGGAATGAGTGATGATCTGGCAACAGTACATTACAGAACCAAAGGAGGTCAGAAAGCTCCATTGATCATCAGAACAAGAGGTCACAGATTAGAAGGAATCTGGCACTCAGGTTCTCCAATGGCGGGTATTCTTAACCTTTCAAAAGGTATTTTAGTATTGGTACCAAGAAATCTTACGAAAGCTGCCGGATTCTACAATACAATGCTTCAGACAGACGAGCCTGCGATCATTGTAGAATGTCTGAACGGATACAGATTAAAAGAAAAGCAACCAGATAATTTAGGTGACTTCACTGTTCCAGTAGGAAAAATTGAAGTAACTAAAGAAGGAAAAGACGTTACGTTGGTAACTTACGGTTCTACATGGAGAATTGTAACTGAAGCAGCTAACGAATTAGAAAAATTAGGAATTTCTGCAGAAGTGATTGACATTCAGTCATTGATTCCTTTCGATTTATCTCATGAAATTGCTGAAAGTGTTAAGAAAACAAACAGATTAGTCGTAATTGACGAAGATGTGGAAGGAGGAACTACAGGATTTATCTTACAGCAGATTCTTGAAAAACAAAAAGCATTCAGATATCTGGATTCAGATCCGTTGACGATCTCTGCAAATGATCACAGACCTGCCTATGCAAGTGATGGTGACTATTTCAGCAAGCCGTCTACAGATGATATGGTAGAAAAGATCTACGCAATGTTTAATGAAACAAATCCTCAGAAATATCCGGCGATATTCTAA
- a CDS encoding AIM24 family protein: MSKYSIEAFINETKENPQQRDYFELETKHLLEINLNNQAVWTKRGSMVSYVGNINFERQGMLSGGIGNLLKKAISGEGAKLMKAEGTGKLYVADSGKKVRILYLNNESVCVNGNDVLAHEQSVKSDITMLKSIAGMMSGGLFQVKLSGTGHIAITTHGDPLTLLVTPDTPVFTDPNATVAWSGNLSPELKTNVSFKSLIGRGSGEEFQMKFSGHGWVLIQPYEEVYYMEK; the protein is encoded by the coding sequence ATGAGTAAATATTCGATTGAAGCATTCATCAACGAAACAAAAGAGAATCCGCAGCAAAGAGATTATTTTGAACTGGAAACCAAACACCTTCTGGAAATCAATCTTAATAATCAGGCAGTATGGACGAAAAGAGGAAGCATGGTAAGCTATGTGGGAAATATCAATTTTGAAAGACAGGGAATGCTTTCCGGAGGAATTGGAAATCTTTTAAAGAAAGCAATCAGTGGTGAAGGAGCCAAGCTGATGAAAGCGGAAGGTACCGGAAAGCTTTATGTAGCCGATTCCGGAAAGAAAGTCCGTATTTTATATCTGAATAATGAATCTGTGTGTGTGAACGGAAATGACGTTCTTGCCCACGAACAAAGCGTAAAAAGTGACATTACTATGCTGAAAAGTATTGCAGGAATGATGTCCGGTGGACTTTTCCAGGTGAAACTTTCAGGAACGGGGCATATTGCTATTACCACTCATGGAGACCCTCTTACTTTACTCGTAACTCCAGACACTCCTGTGTTCACAGATCCGAATGCTACCGTTGCATGGTCCGGAAATCTAAGCCCGGAGCTAAAGACCAATGTTTCTTTTAAAAGCCTTATTGGCAGAGGAAGCGGTGAAGAGTTCCAGATGAAGTTCTCAGGACATGGATGGGTACTGATTCAGCCTTATGAAGAGGTGTACTATATGGAAAAATAA
- a CDS encoding DUF7003 family protein, which translates to MKRVSIIYMFFALFFCQAQNYKEAEILNQLDLAFNGKPSQYFPQKKSGEIQYNFFLDLEHGYFMTAGNRIHLYGNDEGQWAIVFEKNGYQNRATRAEIELNYIGNCISYSIERHGEINYISNTNYIVLIDGDEFVRIENKEGSDLEKFEHIGEQVKEIKIRNQFVPFNYDYRDYEKVGIKIENLDSDRRLIGFGDLIRYYNETNPSLLYASEDEIKMHIPKKLKKIMTIDKFHYDRAILPSKQETYKMIAKVLVTRDSSYWKPTLPFNNHWSNWESGNI; encoded by the coding sequence ATGAAACGGGTATCCATCATATATATGTTTTTTGCATTATTTTTTTGTCAAGCACAGAACTATAAAGAAGCTGAAATTTTAAATCAATTGGATTTGGCTTTTAATGGTAAACCAAGTCAGTATTTTCCTCAAAAGAAATCAGGTGAAATTCAATATAATTTTTTTCTGGATTTGGAGCATGGTTATTTTATGACAGCGGGAAACCGAATACATTTATATGGAAATGATGAAGGACAATGGGCTATAGTTTTTGAAAAAAATGGATATCAAAATAGAGCAACAAGAGCAGAAATAGAGCTTAATTATATTGGTAATTGTATTAGTTACTCAATAGAAAGACACGGAGAGATAAATTATATCAGTAATACTAATTATATTGTTTTAATTGATGGTGATGAATTCGTAAGAATAGAAAATAAAGAAGGAAGTGATTTAGAAAAATTCGAACATATTGGAGAACAGGTTAAAGAAATAAAAATCCGCAATCAATTTGTTCCTTTTAATTATGATTATAGAGATTATGAGAAAGTAGGAATTAAAATAGAAAACCTTGATAGTGATAGGCGGCTGATAGGGTTTGGAGATTTAATAAGATATTATAATGAAACAAATCCTTCATTACTCTATGCTTCAGAAGATGAAATAAAAATGCATATTCCCAAGAAACTAAAAAAAATAATGACTATAGACAAGTTTCATTATGACAGGGCAATTTTACCAAGCAAGCAGGAAACCTATAAGATGATAGCCAAGGTTTTGGTTACCAGAGATTCTTCTTATTGGAAACCTACATTGCCTTTTAATAATCATTGGAGTAACTGGGAATCCGGAAACATATAA
- the queA gene encoding tRNA preQ1(34) S-adenosylmethionine ribosyltransferase-isomerase QueA, with the protein MKTSDFNFDLPAELLAEHPSEHRDEARLMVLDRKTQTIEHKLFKDVVDYFDENDLFIFNNTKVFPARLYGNKEKTGAKIEVFLLRELDKETRVWDVLVDPARKIRIGNKLFFTEDESLVAEVIDNTTSRGRTLRFLFDGSYDEFRTKLKELGETPLPKYIKRAVEPEDAERYQTIYAKVEGAVAAPTAGLHFSKHLMKRLEIKGINFAEVTLHVGLGTFNPIEVEDLSKHKMESEEIIIDEKNAELINRAVDSHRRVCAVGTTTMRALETSVSSNKKISAFNGWTNKFIYPPHDFGVATSMITNFHTPKSTLLMMIAAFAGRDFVMHAYEEAVKEKYKFYSYGDAMLIL; encoded by the coding sequence ATGAAAACATCAGATTTTAATTTTGATCTTCCTGCGGAATTATTAGCAGAACACCCATCAGAGCACAGAGACGAAGCCAGATTAATGGTACTTGATAGAAAAACACAAACTATCGAGCACAAATTATTCAAGGATGTTGTGGATTATTTTGATGAAAATGATTTGTTCATCTTCAACAATACTAAAGTTTTCCCTGCACGTCTTTACGGAAATAAAGAAAAAACAGGTGCTAAAATTGAAGTTTTCTTATTAAGAGAGCTCGATAAAGAAACAAGAGTTTGGGACGTTTTGGTAGATCCGGCAAGAAAAATCAGAATTGGTAACAAATTATTCTTCACAGAAGATGAGTCTTTGGTAGCTGAGGTTATTGATAACACTACTTCAAGAGGAAGAACGTTAAGATTCTTATTCGACGGTTCTTACGACGAATTCAGAACGAAACTAAAAGAATTGGGAGAAACTCCGCTTCCAAAATATATCAAAAGAGCAGTAGAGCCGGAAGATGCAGAAAGATATCAGACAATCTATGCAAAGGTAGAAGGAGCAGTAGCTGCCCCTACAGCAGGTCTTCATTTTTCTAAGCATTTGATGAAGAGATTAGAGATCAAAGGGATCAATTTTGCAGAAGTTACACTTCACGTAGGATTGGGAACATTCAACCCAATTGAGGTAGAAGATCTTTCTAAGCACAAAATGGAGTCTGAAGAAATCATTATTGATGAGAAAAATGCAGAGCTTATCAACAGAGCGGTAGATTCTCACAGAAGAGTTTGTGCAGTAGGTACTACAACGATGAGAGCATTGGAAACTTCTGTTTCTTCAAACAAAAAGATCTCTGCTTTCAACGGATGGACTAATAAATTCATTTATCCGCCTCACGATTTCGGAGTTGCTACCTCAATGATTACCAACTTCCACACACCGAAGTCTACATTATTGATGATGATTGCTGCATTTGCAGGAAGAGATTTCGTAATGCATGCTTATGAAGAAGCCGTAAAAGAAAAGTATAAATTCTATTCTTACGGTGACGCAATGTTAATTCTATAA
- a CDS encoding carboxymuconolactone decarboxylase family protein yields MNYKDIAKETIGNLYKAHHSIRKSGIDEKLIALVELRVSQINGCVIAAVITLKNYPILALNRMSSTGFRAGNIPVHSMISKSLF; encoded by the coding sequence ATGAATTACAAAGACATTGCAAAGGAAACGATTGGGAATCTTTATAAAGCCCACCACAGCATTAGAAAATCCGGTATTGATGAAAAGCTGATCGCTTTAGTGGAGCTGCGTGTTTCTCAAATCAATGGCTGTGTTATTGCTGCAGTTATCACGCTAAAGAATTATCCGATTTTAGCTTTGAACAGGATGTCATCAACAGGCTTCCGGGCTGGAAACATACCCGTGCATTCAATGATCAGCAAAAGCTTGTTTTAG
- a CDS encoding sterol desaturase family protein — MMDFLMSEDGLENVYAWAIPLHATVILAEMIYSHVSEAKLYSGKDLATNVYLALMNFGLDLIMKAFAMGVMFFFYDHRLFSWDLSVWYLLACFIITDFAYYVLHYVDHRSRAFWAVHITHHSSEYFNLTTGFRSPVLQPLYRYLYFSPLAFLGFNPWHIMVAYAIGQVYGTWVHTQTVKSMGFLEYILVTPSHHRVHHACNVKYLDKNMGMCLIIWDKIFGTFQKEDPNIPVKYGIYPKMPDNRPDTVLFYEWRKIWKDLKQPGLKFTDRVNYIFNSPGWRHDGTGKTVRQYQKEYFAKQAKKKEQQQNQKQQKSA, encoded by the coding sequence ATGATGGATTTTCTAATGAGCGAGGACGGGCTGGAAAATGTATATGCATGGGCTATTCCGTTGCATGCTACTGTTATTTTAGCTGAAATGATTTACAGCCATGTTTCAGAAGCTAAGCTATATAGTGGAAAAGATCTTGCTACCAATGTTTATCTGGCACTGATGAATTTTGGTCTGGATCTTATTATGAAAGCATTTGCCATGGGCGTAATGTTTTTCTTTTACGATCACAGACTTTTTTCATGGGATTTGAGTGTATGGTATCTGCTGGCTTGCTTTATCATCACAGATTTTGCCTATTACGTTTTGCATTACGTAGATCACCGTTCCAGAGCATTCTGGGCAGTTCATATCACACACCACAGCTCAGAATACTTTAACCTTACCACAGGATTCAGAAGCCCTGTTTTACAGCCGCTTTACAGATATTTGTATTTTTCACCACTTGCATTTTTAGGATTCAATCCATGGCATATTATGGTGGCTTACGCTATCGGACAGGTGTATGGAACATGGGTGCATACACAGACTGTGAAGAGTATGGGATTTTTGGAATATATTCTGGTAACTCCTTCTCATCACCGCGTACATCATGCTTGTAATGTGAAATATCTGGATAAAAATATGGGAATGTGTCTTATTATCTGGGATAAAATATTCGGAACCTTTCAGAAAGAAGATCCCAATATTCCTGTTAAATATGGTATTTATCCTAAAATGCCGGATAATAGACCAGATACTGTTCTTTTTTATGAATGGAGAAAGATCTGGAAAGATTTGAAACAACCGGGTTTAAAATTCACAGACAGAGTTAATTATATTTTCAACTCACCAGGATGGAGACATGACGGAACCGGAAAAACGGTAAGGCAATATCAGAAAGAGTATTTTGCAAAACAAGCGAAAAAGAAAGAACAACAGCAAAATCAGAAACAGCAGAAATCTGCTTAA
- a CDS encoding winged helix-turn-helix transcriptional regulator, translated as MKKNELMQYSCPLGKAMAALGSKWKPIIVLVIKDRKLRFGELAVRINVISRKVLTDQLREMETDGLVIREEFKELPPRVEYSLTEKGLALLPILYLLEEWEAKYQVKGQHEDKDCSF; from the coding sequence ATGAAAAAGAATGAATTAATGCAATACAGCTGTCCTCTGGGTAAGGCAATGGCCGCTTTGGGAAGTAAATGGAAGCCTATTATTGTTCTTGTTATTAAAGACAGGAAGTTACGCTTTGGGGAACTGGCAGTACGCATTAATGTCATTTCCAGAAAGGTCTTGACTGATCAGCTGAGAGAAATGGAAACCGATGGATTGGTTATCCGTGAAGAGTTTAAAGAACTTCCTCCGCGAGTAGAATATTCTCTTACAGAAAAGGGATTGGCTTTGTTGCCTATTCTCTATTTGCTGGAAGAATGGGAAGCAAAATATCAGGTAAAAGGACAGCATGAAGATAAAGATTGTTCTTTTTGA
- a CDS encoding polyprenyl synthetase family protein, with protein sequence MANIVEEIKRPINDEMKLFEQKFYESMQSKVALLDKVTRFIVTTKGKQMRPMFVFLCAKLVGEVTEKTYRGASMIELIHTATLVHDDVVDESFKRRNFFSINALWKNKIAVLVGDYLLSKSVLLSTDHKDYDLLGVISRTIREMSEGELLQLEKARKLDITEDVYYEIIRQKTATLIAACCEIGVLSNNADEALARKMMDFGTFTGMAFQIKDDLFDYLSSNVIGKPVGIDIKEQKMTLPLIHTLKIADEKDRKYYFDTIKRYNNNPKRVKELIEFVKSSGGLEYAITVMKDFQQKAKNILNEFPDSEARKSLHIMLDYVIERKF encoded by the coding sequence GTGGCAAACATTGTAGAAGAGATTAAACGACCGATCAATGACGAAATGAAACTTTTTGAACAGAAGTTTTATGAATCAATGCAGAGTAAAGTAGCCTTATTGGATAAGGTAACCCGTTTTATTGTTACCACCAAAGGAAAGCAGATGCGTCCTATGTTTGTATTTCTTTGTGCTAAACTGGTGGGAGAAGTGACGGAAAAGACCTATCGTGGTGCTTCTATGATCGAATTGATTCACACGGCTACACTGGTACATGATGATGTGGTGGATGAAAGTTTTAAACGTCGTAATTTCTTTTCAATCAATGCTTTGTGGAAAAATAAAATTGCGGTTTTGGTAGGAGATTACCTTTTGTCAAAATCAGTTTTATTATCTACAGACCATAAAGATTATGACCTGCTTGGGGTAATTTCCAGAACCATCCGTGAAATGTCTGAAGGAGAGCTTCTTCAGCTTGAAAAAGCCAGAAAACTGGATATCACAGAAGATGTTTATTATGAAATTATTCGTCAGAAAACGGCCACTTTGATTGCTGCCTGCTGTGAGATAGGAGTTCTCTCTAATAATGCAGACGAAGCTCTTGCTAGGAAGATGATGGATTTCGGAACCTTTACAGGAATGGCATTCCAGATCAAAGACGACCTTTTCGATTATTTAAGTTCAAACGTGATCGGTAAGCCTGTAGGAATTGACATTAAAGAACAGAAAATGACACTGCCTTTAATTCATACCTTAAAGATAGCCGATGAAAAAGACAGAAAATACTATTTCGATACCATAAAACGTTATAATAACAATCCCAAACGTGTAAAAGAGCTTATAGAATTCGTTAAAAGCTCCGGTGGGTTGGAATATGCCATTACGGTTATGAAAGATTTCCAGCAGAAAGCGAAAAACATTCTGAATGAATTTCCGGATTCTGAAGCAAGAAAATCGTTACATATTATGCTGGATTACGTAATTGAGCGAAAATTTTAA